The Fodinicurvata sp. EGI_FJ10296 DNA segment TTCGTCTTTCGCAACGGCCTGATTTCCGCCGAACTGACCGGAGACGCCATCACCGAGGAAAACATCCTGGCGGCATCTTTCGAATTGCAGGAGGCCGCCGAATGATCACGGCAAAGTTCCGGATATTGCTGCCGGTCTTCTCCCTGGCGATCCTGCTGGCCGCGGTCTTCTATATTCAACCGCGCGCGATGAGCTATCTCGGGCTGAATCTGCTATTCAATCTGGCGGTTCCGATCGCCCTGGCAACGATCGCGCAGATGCTGATCATGATGGTCAACGACATCGACCTGTCGATCGGCACCTTCGTCAGTTTCTGCGCCTGCGTCACGGCAACCTTCGTCCATGACGCGCCGCTGATCGGCTATGCCATTCTGGCCGCCTCGGTGCTGGTCTACGCCGGATTGGGGGCGCTGATCCACGCCCGCTCGCTGCCCGCGATCGTGGTGACGCTCGGCATGTCATTCGTGTGGGCCGGACTGGCGATCATGATCCTGCCCTCGCCCGGCGGCGCCCCGCCCGGCTGGGTCCGCAGCCTGATGACGACGACACCGCCGCTGATGCCGATGGCCGTCGTCGCCAGCCTGCTGCTGGCGCTGGTGACCCACCTGCTGATCATGCGATCTTCGGTCGGCGTGCTGCTGCGGGCGGTCGGCGGCAATCCACGCGCGGTCGCCCGGGCCGGCTGGTCGGTCACCCAGCTCAAGGCCGCAACCTATGCCCTGGCGGCGATCTTCGGCGTTCTGGCCGGAATGACCCTGGTCGGCCTGACCACATCGGCCGATGCGAATATCGCCCTGCGCTATACGCTGCTGTCGATTGCCGGCGTCATTCTCGGCGGCGGCGAATTCACCGGCGGTCGGATCTCGCCTGTCGGGGCCGTGATCGGCGCATTGACCCTGGCGCTGGCCGGCAGTCTGCTGTCGTTTCTGCGCCTGCCTTCCGACTGGCAGATCGGCGCCCAGGGCGCGATCCTGATCCTGGTGCTCGCGGCCAGACTGATCTTCGAGCGTCAGCGGACAAGACCGAAGGGGGCGAGTCATTCTTAGTCAATCCAGCCGATCCGGCGCCGCAACCACACCGATTTCATATGTCGCCGGCCTCACTCAGCGGCCCTGGTTCTGGGCCTATGTCGCCGGTGCCGCCGCATTCGTCGCCACGGCCATGCTGACCGAAGGCCGCGGCGGAACGGCGCTGCTTTATGCCGCTTTCACCTTTGCCGCCTTTTCGGCCATCGTCGGCCTCGGCCAGATGTTCGTCATCACGCTCGGCCCCGGCAATGTCGACCTGTCGATCCCGACGACCATGACCCTGTCCGCCACGCTGTCGCTGAAATTCATGGCCGGCGCGGGGGAATTGATCGTGCCGGGATTGGCGGTCGCGCTGGGCGTCGGTCTGGCCGCGGGCGTGACAAACTATCTGCTGATGCGCCTGCTGCGCATTCCGCCGATCATTGCGACGCTGTCGGCGTCCTTCATCTACCAATCGGTGGCCATCTGGTCGAACCGCGGCCTGCGGATCAAACCACCTGACCTTCTGGCCGATTTCACCACCGGATCGCTGTTGGGCATTCCCAATGTCGCGCTTGTCGGCATTGGCCTGGCGGTGCTGGCCTGGGTCGCCCTGGAAAAATCGATCTTCGGACGCTGGCTGTCGGCGGCGGGGCAGAATCCCCGCGCCGCGCGCCTCAGCGGCGTGCCGGTCGAGGCGGTACGGGCCGCGACCTATATCACCTCAGCCGTGCTGGCCGGGTTTGTCGGCTATCTGCTCGCCAGCTTCTCCGGCGGCGCTGCCCTGAACATGGGCACGGAATATCTGCTGATCTCGATCGCCGTGGTGGTGATCGGCGGCTGCTCGATCGCCGGCGGCAACTCCAACGTGCCCGGCATCTGGGGCGGAGCGCTGTTCATGTTCCTGATCGTGTCGATGCTGAACTCGTACGGCCTGGGCGCCGGGGCCCGCATGCTGATGACCGGGACGATCATCATCGCCATCGTCGCCGCCGCCAGCGGACGCAGATCGGCGGCGTGACGGTCAGGACGGGACAGTCCACCGCCACCCGGCCGCGCGACATCCGCAGCTTTCAGGTTTCGGTTTTCCAGCAGCGGCGAAACGCGCGTGATCCAAGGGTCCATTGCCGTACCGTATTTGACGCCGCACGGACGATTGATTATCCCACCATCAGGATGACATTCGGCCGAAGGGAATAGCGCGGCGGCACTGCTGTGCCGCTTCGCGGATCGAAACGGATGGATCAGGCAAGCATGGAAAGCGTCGACCGCAACATCAATCCCCGTGTCTTTTTCCCGGCAGCGGGGTTGGTGCTGGCGCTTATCGTGCTCGGGGTGACACTGACCGATCGCTTCGGCGCGGCCGTCGATGACGTTCAGCGTTTCATCGTCGCCCAATTCGGCTGGGTCTATACAGGCATCGTCGCCTTGCTTCTGGTGTTCGTCGTCGCCCTGGTCCTGAAGCCGGAATTCCGGAACATCCGCCTCGGGCCACCGGAATCGCGGCCGGAATACACCTTCACCTCGTGGTTCGCGATGCTGTTCA contains these protein-coding regions:
- a CDS encoding ABC transporter permease, which produces MLTEGRGGTALLYAAFTFAAFSAIVGLGQMFVITLGPGNVDLSIPTTMTLSATLSLKFMAGAGELIVPGLAVALGVGLAAGVTNYLLMRLLRIPPIIATLSASFIYQSVAIWSNRGLRIKPPDLLADFTTGSLLGIPNVALVGIGLAVLAWVALEKSIFGRWLSAAGQNPRAARLSGVPVEAVRAATYITSAVLAGFVGYLLASFSGGAALNMGTEYLLISIAVVVIGGCSIAGGNSNVPGIWGGALFMFLIVSMLNSYGLGAGARMLMTGTIIIAIVAAASGRRSAA
- a CDS encoding ABC transporter permease — encoded protein: MITAKFRILLPVFSLAILLAAVFYIQPRAMSYLGLNLLFNLAVPIALATIAQMLIMMVNDIDLSIGTFVSFCACVTATFVHDAPLIGYAILAASVLVYAGLGALIHARSLPAIVVTLGMSFVWAGLAIMILPSPGGAPPGWVRSLMTTTPPLMPMAVVASLLLALVTHLLIMRSSVGVLLRAVGGNPRAVARAGWSVTQLKAATYALAAIFGVLAGMTLVGLTTSADANIALRYTLLSIAGVILGGGEFTGGRISPVGAVIGALTLALAGSLLSFLRLPSDWQIGAQGAILILVLAARLIFERQRTRPKGASHS